The Rhizobium indicum genome has a segment encoding these proteins:
- a CDS encoding peroxidase family protein, with protein sequence MVTYIRSDLDFILAQIKIAERHAAGEPLFGQGGLIPTYNLAWGLRTVDGTYNNLYHPEWGASDNEFPEGLGTDFRTIMVPAGPGGPLVPVSYTPGVDNDGPGTAGPSDVFDPTVRTISNLLVDQTLGNPSAILTALQRAGIVAGPDQMTVTAQISAAYAPLVDEFKAVSDAQRGYAAASAAASASPANVPLQEAAAAAAAVLAAAETALDAVDDELMALLVAAGIELDGPNVVITNTAPDEGLSAPFNSWFTLFGQFFDHGLDLVNKGGNGTVFIPLLPDDPLYVEGGNTNFMVLTRATLAGPGPDGVVGTGDDTDRPVNTTTAFVDQNQTYTSHPSHQVFLREYVLNAAGDPVATGKLIEGGNGGMATWADLKAQAADILGIQLVDANVGNVPLLATDAYGNFLRGPNGFPQMVTASGLIEGDPSANGGLGVLVPANAILTGHAFLADIAHNAVPTGLADGDIEIGLENPGNEPGVYDNELLDAHYIAGDGRANENIGLTAVHHVFHSEHNRLMEHTKAVVLATGDNAFIQQWLVPGANIADGVQDLEWNGERLFQAAKFGTEMQYQHLVFEEFARKIQPNINVFLVPDGYDVTIDPSIVAEFAHVVYRFGHSMLTETIDRYDPSFSENDIGLIEGFLNPLQFENNGTGATVDANISAGAIIRGMTRQVGNEIDEFITSALRNNLLGLPLDLATINLARGRDTGVPSLNEARRQFYLATNEDSLLKPYESWVDFAGHLKHEASIINFIAAYGTHSLITGETTIEGKRDAALTLITGIATGKFATMAGFVVPADAVDFLNATGAYAGGSLGGLEDIDLWIGGLAEAIMPFGGMLGSTFNFVFEIQMEKLQSGDRFYYLQRLDGLHLFGEMENNSFAAMIMRNTDATHLPSDVFSTPGLILEVDQTRQFNDLDGDGVLESSDPTGSGILTPLVIRNNPVTVGPDGNYLRYTGGDHIVLGGTDNADILVAGIGDDTLFGDAGNDRLEGGFGNDIINAGDGDDIVTDSGGDDNFKLGAGNDVVHAGPGLDLVMGNDGQDFIFLGTDMGSEVFAGTGNDFIYGNRNAERILGNEGNDWIETGTFDGAPGDNFDEIFSHDLIDGHDVFLGDGGFDEFIGEGGDDIMVGSAGRGKMVGMSGFDWATYKDNVLGVNANISIPIIFDEAPILPENAALDEYESIEGLSGTRFNDVLTGSEALAADRLPAPQGGTEGYAGSALDADGIALINGLQALLGAGVTSFSAGDIILGGDGSDVMKGLAGDDIIDGDKWLDVQIGVFALEDVNHTGTPSELVNSMTALAARMFNGTINPGQLAIVRTIRTDTTGGDIDTAAFQGARADYTFGATADGQVTVTDVTEINLDGSDRLRNVERLQFTDGAVGLIVGTEANDVLNGTAGDDLMLGLGGNDTLNGGDGNDILVGGPSTASSSGSYADNFNNTAQNGTSGATPWTSSWVETGDNSGTNSASAGQIRIDDGTNQLRLRDDDNDPGNGTATITRTVNLSGASTATVSYTFNENGFDGGETVTVQFAADGVNFNQTIQTIDGNSGNGSRVNIPLNGPFGANSAIRFVVAGTNNNGDFVGIDDLSIAFSSAAEILNGGAGNDTYVINLGDGFDIINETSGSDRITVGGTVPPALPAALDGLNMFEVTTGGGNDDLVVQFNGQQATVTDHFDTVGEAVEFINFNGSTFEGYALTGDYALSTDDTGERTAAVGINTALAGTTGSDTLTGNTGFDLLFGHDGNDTLNGGLGEDLLVGGIGSDTLDGGDDIDTLVGGAGNDTYIDDTGEDLIVEATGGGTDTVETTAALYTLAAFANVENLTYTGVDADQFVGTGNDGNNVITGGDLADTLTGLGGNDTLNGGLGADTMVGGIGDDIYAVDDAGDVVTELAAGGTDRVDASIDYTLGAEVENLNLNGAAVTGRGNTLANTINGNGAANQLFGGGNNDTLNGDDGNDLLDGGEGNDTLNGGDDNDTIIGGAGNDTIDVGGGVNTIIYSATGFGADSISSFDATGGTPATQDRIDLSGLGVTAANFNNRVFETASGANTIITIRENGPASTIQGTIQINGVNNAGIDISDFTLATAGNVITGAAAGQTHNGTGGADTINALGGNDTVNAGAGNDIVNGGTGNDTLNGDAGDDTFNWNANNAAAASLANSDGRDVVNGGTEGQAGDTFVITGNGAVAETYRIYTRAAWDALAGNNGASLNAATEIVVTRGANTDFATSVIAELREIEEIRINGAEPSGAGTSGGDTFQVIGDFGGTSLRLNTITIDGDAGDDTIDISALTSAHRIVFRSNGGNDTIVGTLRPQDVIELPAGATADDYEVTTDQNGVTTMTGNQHSIRFTSQGGLPQFNGNGDDETDTPPPAPPTPPTPEATTGAPIAGTAAADVLLGTASGEMIVAFGGNDVATGGAGSDIMRGDDGDDLLSGEAGNDMVFGGAGNDDLLGGAGNDMLYGDAGSDRVFGDAGDDMIQTGAGNDTAHGGDGNDMFVAETGDGDDVYYGDAGSDTLDLAAITANLTVDLGSGFMGRGNASSSQSGNDTLWNIENVVTGSGSDTITANASVNIIDGGAGNDKFLFRSEADADGDTIIGFQPGDKIDLSGTDANNALSGNQAFTLVAASTLSGPAQLIVTHETRADGDYTVVQGSVDGDSSAELRLNIKGNHNLTTSDFNL encoded by the coding sequence ATGGTTACCTATATTCGATCGGATCTCGATTTCATCTTGGCGCAGATCAAGATTGCGGAACGGCACGCCGCAGGCGAGCCGCTGTTCGGCCAGGGCGGTCTTATCCCCACCTACAACCTGGCTTGGGGCCTACGTACGGTCGATGGCACCTACAACAATCTCTACCACCCGGAATGGGGCGCTTCCGACAACGAATTCCCCGAAGGGTTGGGCACGGATTTCCGCACTATCATGGTGCCTGCTGGCCCGGGTGGGCCGCTTGTGCCGGTGAGCTATACGCCCGGTGTCGACAATGACGGGCCGGGAACCGCTGGCCCCAGTGATGTGTTCGACCCAACAGTCCGGACAATTTCGAACCTCCTCGTCGACCAAACCCTCGGCAACCCGTCTGCCATCCTGACTGCCTTGCAAAGGGCAGGCATTGTTGCCGGGCCAGACCAGATGACGGTCACCGCGCAGATTTCTGCGGCCTACGCCCCGCTCGTGGACGAATTCAAAGCCGTGTCGGACGCCCAGCGCGGTTATGCGGCAGCATCGGCCGCAGCCTCGGCAAGCCCGGCCAACGTTCCGCTGCAGGAGGCCGCCGCCGCCGCCGCGGCAGTCCTCGCGGCTGCCGAAACAGCACTGGATGCCGTCGATGACGAGCTCATGGCACTTCTTGTGGCCGCTGGCATCGAACTGGATGGTCCCAACGTTGTCATTACCAATACCGCGCCCGACGAGGGGCTGTCGGCACCGTTCAATTCCTGGTTCACGCTGTTTGGCCAGTTCTTTGATCATGGTCTCGATCTCGTCAACAAGGGCGGCAATGGTACCGTATTCATTCCGCTGCTGCCGGATGATCCGCTCTACGTTGAAGGCGGAAATACCAATTTCATGGTCCTCACCCGCGCGACATTGGCAGGACCAGGTCCGGACGGTGTCGTGGGAACGGGCGATGACACCGATCGTCCCGTCAATACAACCACCGCCTTCGTCGACCAGAACCAGACCTATACCTCACACCCATCTCATCAGGTTTTCCTGCGGGAATATGTACTCAATGCCGCCGGCGATCCCGTAGCGACGGGCAAGCTTATAGAGGGCGGCAATGGCGGCATGGCAACCTGGGCGGATCTCAAGGCCCAGGCCGCCGACATTCTGGGCATCCAGCTCGTCGATGCCAATGTCGGCAACGTTCCGCTTCTTGCCACCGATGCTTACGGCAACTTCCTTCGCGGCCCGAACGGCTTTCCGCAAATGGTGACGGCAAGCGGCCTTATCGAGGGCGATCCGTCCGCCAATGGCGGTCTCGGCGTTTTGGTTCCTGCCAATGCTATCCTGACCGGCCATGCCTTCCTCGCCGACATCGCTCACAACGCGGTTCCGACCGGACTTGCCGACGGTGACATCGAGATTGGCCTTGAAAATCCGGGCAACGAACCCGGCGTCTACGACAACGAATTGCTCGACGCGCACTATATCGCTGGCGACGGTCGTGCCAACGAGAATATCGGCCTGACCGCCGTCCACCATGTGTTCCATTCCGAGCACAACCGGCTCATGGAGCACACAAAAGCGGTGGTGCTGGCGACAGGCGACAACGCCTTTATTCAGCAATGGCTGGTCCCCGGCGCAAACATCGCCGACGGCGTTCAAGATCTCGAGTGGAATGGCGAACGGCTCTTCCAGGCAGCCAAGTTCGGTACCGAAATGCAGTATCAGCATCTGGTGTTCGAAGAATTCGCCCGCAAGATCCAGCCGAATATCAACGTTTTCCTCGTTCCGGACGGGTATGACGTCACGATCGATCCCTCGATCGTCGCCGAGTTCGCCCATGTGGTTTATCGCTTCGGCCACTCGATGCTGACCGAGACGATCGATCGGTACGATCCGAGCTTCAGCGAAAATGACATCGGTCTGATCGAAGGCTTCCTGAACCCGCTTCAGTTCGAAAACAACGGGACCGGCGCGACCGTCGATGCCAATATCTCGGCCGGTGCCATCATCCGCGGCATGACCCGGCAGGTCGGCAACGAGATTGATGAATTTATCACCAGCGCACTCCGTAACAACCTTCTCGGACTGCCGCTCGATCTTGCGACCATAAACCTGGCGCGTGGCCGCGACACAGGCGTGCCCTCTCTCAACGAGGCCCGTCGGCAGTTCTACCTCGCCACCAACGAAGATTCCCTGCTCAAGCCTTACGAGAGCTGGGTCGATTTCGCCGGCCACCTCAAGCACGAAGCCTCGATCATCAACTTCATTGCAGCCTATGGGACGCATTCTCTGATCACCGGAGAAACGACGATCGAGGGGAAACGCGACGCAGCGCTGACACTGATCACGGGTATTGCCACAGGCAAATTCGCGACGATGGCTGGGTTCGTGGTCCCGGCCGACGCGGTCGACTTCCTCAATGCAACCGGTGCTTATGCGGGCGGTTCACTCGGCGGGCTGGAAGATATCGATCTCTGGATCGGCGGTCTGGCCGAAGCGATCATGCCTTTCGGCGGCATGCTGGGCTCCACCTTCAACTTTGTCTTCGAGATACAGATGGAGAAGCTCCAGAGCGGCGACCGCTTCTATTATCTACAGCGCCTCGACGGTTTGCACCTGTTCGGCGAAATGGAGAACAACTCCTTTGCCGCGATGATCATGCGCAACACCGACGCGACGCATCTACCATCCGATGTGTTCTCGACCCCGGGCCTAATCCTGGAAGTCGATCAAACGCGACAATTCAATGACCTCGACGGTGACGGCGTGCTCGAGAGCAGCGATCCGACGGGAAGCGGCATCCTGACACCGTTGGTGATCCGTAATAATCCGGTCACCGTCGGTCCAGACGGCAATTATCTCCGCTATACCGGCGGCGATCACATTGTCCTCGGCGGTACTGATAATGCCGACATTCTCGTTGCCGGCATTGGCGACGACACGCTCTTCGGCGATGCCGGCAACGACAGGCTCGAAGGTGGTTTTGGCAACGATATCATCAATGCCGGCGACGGCGACGACATCGTGACCGACAGCGGTGGTGACGATAATTTCAAGCTCGGCGCCGGCAACGACGTGGTTCACGCCGGCCCAGGTCTCGACCTGGTCATGGGCAACGACGGTCAGGACTTCATCTTCCTGGGCACGGATATGGGCTCGGAGGTCTTCGCAGGCACAGGCAACGACTTCATCTACGGCAACCGAAACGCCGAACGAATCCTTGGTAACGAGGGAAATGACTGGATTGAGACCGGCACCTTCGACGGTGCCCCCGGTGACAATTTCGATGAAATCTTTTCTCACGACCTGATTGACGGGCACGACGTGTTCCTCGGCGATGGCGGGTTTGACGAGTTCATCGGCGAAGGCGGCGACGACATCATGGTCGGAAGCGCTGGTCGCGGCAAAATGGTCGGTATGTCGGGCTTCGACTGGGCGACCTACAAGGACAATGTCCTCGGAGTGAACGCCAATATCTCGATACCGATCATCTTCGACGAGGCCCCGATCCTGCCAGAAAACGCCGCTCTCGACGAGTACGAGTCGATTGAAGGCCTGTCCGGTACCCGGTTCAACGACGTGCTCACCGGCTCGGAAGCTCTGGCGGCTGATCGCCTGCCGGCACCACAAGGCGGTACAGAAGGTTATGCCGGCAGCGCGCTCGACGCCGACGGCATCGCCCTCATCAATGGCCTTCAGGCATTGCTCGGCGCCGGAGTGACCTCATTTTCTGCCGGTGACATCATCCTCGGCGGTGATGGCAGCGACGTCATGAAAGGCCTTGCCGGCGACGACATCATTGACGGCGACAAATGGCTCGATGTGCAGATCGGCGTCTTCGCGCTTGAGGACGTCAATCATACCGGCACACCAAGCGAACTGGTCAACAGCATGACGGCATTGGCGGCTCGCATGTTCAACGGGACGATCAATCCCGGTCAACTTGCGATCGTTCGGACCATCCGGACCGATACGACGGGCGGCGATATCGACACTGCCGCCTTCCAGGGCGCCCGCGCCGATTATACGTTCGGCGCAACCGCCGATGGACAAGTCACCGTCACCGACGTCACCGAGATCAACCTCGACGGCTCCGACCGACTGCGCAATGTGGAGCGGCTCCAGTTTACCGATGGAGCTGTCGGCCTGATCGTCGGTACGGAAGCCAATGATGTTCTCAACGGCACCGCTGGCGATGATCTGATGCTTGGCCTGGGTGGTAACGACACCCTGAACGGTGGCGACGGCAACGACATCCTCGTCGGTGGCCCCAGCACGGCCAGCTCTTCAGGCAGCTACGCCGATAATTTCAACAACACGGCGCAGAATGGAACGAGTGGCGCAACACCATGGACGTCGTCCTGGGTCGAGACGGGCGACAATAGCGGCACAAACAGCGCTTCGGCAGGCCAGATCCGTATCGACGACGGCACCAATCAGCTGCGCCTGCGCGATGACGACAACGATCCAGGCAACGGCACGGCGACGATCACGCGAACGGTAAATCTGTCGGGGGCGTCGACCGCCACCGTCAGCTATACCTTCAATGAGAACGGCTTTGATGGAGGAGAGACGGTCACGGTGCAGTTCGCCGCCGACGGGGTCAACTTCAATCAGACGATCCAGACCATAGACGGGAATTCCGGCAACGGATCGAGGGTCAACATTCCCTTGAACGGGCCGTTCGGCGCCAATTCGGCGATCCGCTTTGTGGTGGCCGGCACGAACAACAACGGCGATTTTGTCGGTATCGACGACTTGTCGATCGCTTTCTCCAGTGCTGCCGAGATACTGAACGGCGGTGCCGGTAACGATACTTATGTCATCAATCTCGGCGACGGGTTCGATATCATCAACGAAACTAGCGGCAGCGACCGCATCACGGTCGGAGGAACCGTGCCACCGGCGCTGCCGGCCGCCCTCGACGGGCTCAACATGTTCGAAGTGACGACCGGCGGCGGCAACGACGATCTCGTGGTCCAGTTCAACGGCCAGCAAGCCACCGTCACTGATCACTTCGACACAGTCGGCGAGGCTGTAGAGTTCATCAACTTCAATGGCAGTACATTCGAAGGCTACGCTCTGACCGGCGACTATGCACTGAGCACGGATGATACCGGTGAGCGGACTGCCGCAGTCGGCATCAATACGGCGCTGGCAGGCACGACGGGTAGCGATACGCTGACCGGCAATACCGGCTTCGACCTGCTCTTCGGCCATGACGGCAACGATACGCTCAATGGCGGCCTCGGTGAGGATCTGCTCGTTGGCGGTATCGGCAGCGACACACTCGACGGCGGCGACGATATCGACACGTTGGTCGGCGGCGCCGGAAACGACACCTATATCGACGACACCGGCGAAGATCTGATCGTCGAGGCCACGGGTGGCGGAACCGACACGGTCGAGACGACCGCGGCACTCTACACGCTGGCGGCCTTCGCCAATGTCGAGAACCTGACCTATACGGGTGTCGATGCCGACCAGTTCGTTGGTACTGGCAATGACGGCAATAACGTCATCACCGGCGGCGATCTCGCTGATACTCTAACAGGCCTTGGCGGTAACGACACGCTGAACGGCGGCCTTGGTGCCGACACCATGGTGGGTGGTATCGGCGATGACATCTACGCCGTCGACGATGCAGGCGACGTGGTGACGGAACTGGCGGCAGGCGGCACGGACCGGGTCGATGCCAGCATCGACTACACGCTTGGCGCCGAGGTGGAGAACCTCAATCTCAATGGCGCGGCGGTCACCGGTCGCGGCAACACGCTCGCCAATACGATCAACGGCAACGGCGCCGCCAACCAGCTCTTCGGCGGAGGCAACAACGATACGCTCAATGGCGATGACGGCAATGATCTGCTCGACGGCGGCGAAGGCAACGACACGCTGAATGGCGGCGACGACAACGACACGATCATCGGCGGTGCCGGCAATGACACCATCGATGTGGGCGGTGGTGTCAACACCATCATCTACAGTGCGACCGGCTTCGGGGCTGACAGCATCAGCAGCTTCGACGCCACCGGTGGAACGCCGGCGACCCAGGATCGCATCGACCTTAGCGGACTGGGAGTAACGGCGGCGAACTTCAACAACCGGGTGTTCGAAACGGCCAGCGGCGCCAACACGATCATCACCATCCGCGAGAATGGACCGGCCTCGACCATCCAGGGCACGATCCAGATCAACGGTGTCAATAATGCCGGCATCGATATCTCCGACTTCACGCTCGCCACTGCCGGCAATGTGATCACTGGCGCTGCAGCCGGACAGACGCATAACGGCACCGGCGGTGCCGACACGATCAACGCCCTCGGTGGCAACGACACGGTCAATGCCGGAGCCGGCAACGACATTGTCAACGGCGGGACAGGCAACGACACGCTGAACGGCGATGCCGGTGACGACACCTTCAACTGGAACGCCAACAACGCGGCGGCGGCGTCACTGGCCAATTCCGATGGTCGCGATGTCGTCAATGGCGGCACGGAGGGCCAGGCCGGTGACACCTTCGTGATCACAGGCAATGGCGCAGTCGCGGAGACCTACCGCATCTACACCCGCGCTGCATGGGACGCTCTGGCCGGCAATAATGGTGCAAGCCTCAATGCCGCAACCGAGATCGTCGTGACGCGGGGAGCCAATACCGATTTCGCCACCTCCGTCATTGCCGAGTTGCGCGAGATCGAGGAGATCCGCATCAACGGGGCCGAGCCGTCCGGAGCTGGCACGTCCGGCGGCGACACGTTCCAGGTGATCGGGGATTTTGGCGGGACAAGTCTGCGGCTGAACACCATCACCATCGACGGTGACGCCGGTGACGATACGATCGACATTTCGGCTCTGACCTCGGCGCATCGCATCGTATTCCGCTCGAACGGCGGCAACGACACGATTGTCGGCACCTTGCGGCCGCAGGACGTCATCGAACTGCCCGCAGGCGCGACTGCCGATGACTACGAGGTCACGACTGACCAGAACGGCGTGACAACGATGACAGGCAACCAGCATAGTATTCGCTTCACCAGCCAGGGCGGCCTGCCGCAATTCAACGGCAATGGCGATGACGAAACCGATACGCCGCCGCCAGCACCGCCGACACCGCCGACTCCCGAAGCAACAACGGGAGCCCCGATTGCCGGTACTGCCGCAGCCGATGTTCTTCTCGGCACCGCAAGCGGAGAAATGATCGTCGCATTCGGCGGCAATGACGTGGCAACCGGCGGTGCCGGCAGCGACATCATGCGCGGCGATGACGGTGACGATCTCCTCAGTGGGGAGGCCGGCAACGACATGGTCTTCGGCGGCGCCGGAAACGACGACCTGCTGGGCGGCGCCGGCAATGACATGCTCTATGGCGACGCTGGATCTGACCGCGTCTTCGGCGATGCCGGCGACGACATGATCCAGACCGGTGCCGGCAACGACACCGCCCATGGCGGCGACGGCAACGACATGTTCGTCGCCGAAACCGGCGACGGCGATGACGTCTACTATGGCGATGCCGGCAGCGACACGCTGGATCTGGCGGCGATCACCGCCAACCTGACGGTCGACCTCGGCAGCGGCTTCATGGGCAGAGGAAATGCATCGAGCAGTCAGTCGGGTAACGATACGCTCTGGAACATCGAGAATGTCGTGACGGGCTCCGGAAGCGATACGATCACTGCCAACGCTTCCGTCAACATCATCGACGGCGGGGCAGGAAATGACAAGTTCCTGTTCCGTTCCGAAGCGGACGCCGACGGCGATACGATCATAGGCTTCCAGCCCGGAGACAAGATCGACCTCAGTGGCACTGACGCCAACAATGCTCTCTCCGGAAACCAGGCCTTCACCTTGGTAGCCGCCTCGACACTCAGTGGCCCTGCGCAACTGATCGTCACGCACGAGACCCGTGCCGACGGCGACTATACGGTCGTGCAGGGAAGCGTCGACGGCGACAGCAGTGCCGAACTCCGCCTGAACATAAAGGGGAACCACAACCTCACCACTTCGGATTTCAACCTGTAA
- a CDS encoding sensor histidine kinase: MHGLSSAGGRDLGPGKNVTYVPFRKRSGGENVEIVAFWQRLELTTQFLIVAGLVVCGSMAILGEWLNVQIAANQLRSRAESGALYMEGFLARHVEGSENDPQVSEARRNELDDLLIGTDLARRVESFRIWRHDGLVIYSTDKSLIGKTFPSSEIERAFAGQVVAQLENGHNDGDADSSSADRPLVEIYAPIYRSGTRDIIAVGELYEDAAEFAAQSDRVQRHTWALVGATTLAIMALLFLIVRRASNIIASQRTTLKVQLTQAQALARQNTELRKAADKARMDATKSNEQLLNRIGSDLHDGPVQLLSLLILRLGGSASTAGTSRTAFDCASDVKESDLAPSHIASQVLTELRELSTGLVMPETEHLALEAALRMAVEQHEYATGSKVTSTYDGLPERVAHPLKICLYRIVQEGLNNAFRHGAGRNQRVSASADLSAITVVICDDGPGFASGSSNGRRRPLGLQGIRNRVEAFGGRVDILQQIGLGTELRIVVPLEGNGI; the protein is encoded by the coding sequence ATGCATGGACTTTCGTCTGCAGGAGGACGGGACCTTGGGCCCGGAAAAAATGTGACTTACGTCCCATTCAGGAAGAGGTCTGGCGGCGAAAACGTCGAGATCGTCGCCTTCTGGCAACGCCTTGAACTAACCACGCAATTTTTGATAGTTGCCGGCCTAGTCGTCTGCGGTTCAATGGCAATCCTTGGCGAATGGCTGAACGTGCAGATCGCCGCCAATCAGCTCAGAAGCCGGGCCGAATCCGGAGCCCTTTATATGGAGGGCTTTCTTGCGCGGCACGTTGAGGGATCCGAAAACGACCCGCAGGTCTCCGAAGCGCGTCGAAACGAACTGGACGATCTGCTAATCGGCACCGATCTCGCACGGCGAGTCGAGAGCTTCAGGATCTGGCGCCATGACGGGCTGGTGATCTACAGCACCGACAAATCTCTCATTGGAAAGACCTTTCCATCGAGTGAGATCGAACGGGCTTTCGCGGGACAGGTTGTTGCACAACTTGAAAATGGCCATAACGACGGCGATGCTGACAGTTCCTCCGCCGATAGACCGCTCGTCGAAATCTACGCGCCCATCTATCGGTCCGGTACTCGCGACATTATCGCAGTCGGAGAGCTTTACGAGGATGCAGCCGAGTTCGCCGCCCAAAGTGACCGAGTTCAGCGTCACACATGGGCGCTCGTCGGCGCAACAACCCTTGCTATCATGGCTCTGCTTTTCCTCATCGTCCGGCGCGCGAGCAATATTATCGCCAGTCAAAGAACGACGCTAAAGGTGCAACTGACACAGGCCCAGGCGCTGGCCCGGCAAAATACCGAGCTTCGCAAGGCAGCCGACAAAGCGCGCATGGATGCGACGAAATCGAACGAGCAGCTCTTGAACCGCATCGGTTCCGACCTGCACGATGGTCCTGTTCAACTTCTCAGTTTGTTGATTCTCAGATTGGGGGGTTCCGCCAGCACGGCCGGCACGTCGAGGACTGCCTTCGATTGCGCGTCCGATGTGAAGGAATCCGACCTTGCGCCGTCGCATATCGCAAGCCAGGTCCTGACTGAGTTGCGTGAGCTTTCGACAGGGCTGGTCATGCCGGAGACCGAACATCTGGCCTTAGAGGCGGCCTTGCGTATGGCGGTTGAACAGCACGAGTATGCGACCGGATCAAAGGTCACGTCGACATATGACGGGCTGCCCGAGCGTGTCGCACATCCGTTGAAGATCTGTCTATATCGAATAGTTCAAGAGGGGCTCAACAACGCTTTCCGTCACGGTGCAGGTCGTAACCAGCGTGTGTCCGCTTCAGCCGATCTGTCGGCCATAACGGTCGTCATTTGCGATGACGGTCCAGGTTTTGCGAGCGGCAGCTCTAATGGACGCCGCAGACCGCTCGGCCTTCAGGGCATTCGCAACCGGGTTGAAGCGTTCGGCGGCCGAGTCGACATCCTCCAACAGATCGGACTCGGAACGGAACTTCGGATCGTGGTGCCGCTGGAGGGCAATGGCATCTAG
- a CDS encoding type I secretion system permease/ATPase — protein MRPKTPLTGNKRKQVEKLTQGLRGIFVFLFITSGVINVLALTGSFYMLQIYDRALTSGSVPTLLGLSALAIGLYLFQGFFDIIRSQILVRMGARLDSRIAPMAHQVAIDMPRFGFSTAEALERGRDVDTVRAFLGGQGPVALFDLPWVPLYLIFVYMLHPYLGALTFAGAFVLSMLTIATELMTRRLASATHRSGIERNAIADSNARNADILKAMGFAGRAVDRFNRANQDHLELQTRTNDISGTFGAISRVLRMILQSAVLGLGAWLTIQGELSAGAIIAASVASARALAPVDLAIGNWKSFVAARTAFIRLKETVIALTGTTPPMTLPAPAHSLKVEKMTVAAPGSGRVLLSEVSFEIAAGQALGIIGPSGGGKTTLARALTGIWPTLRGSVRLDDAELTQWSDADLGQHVGYLPQDVALLDATIEENISRLEPEVDARAIVDAAQTTGIHEMIVRMPDGYRTALGPQGVSLSAGQRQRIGLARALYRNPFIVVMDEPNSNLDGEGEMALTQAIKAVRARGGIAIVIAHRPSALTAVDTVAVIQNGKMVAFGPKDEILKPSATETFSRPAGATQVGSRITARMSE, from the coding sequence ATGCGTCCCAAGACTCCGTTGACCGGCAACAAGCGCAAACAGGTCGAGAAACTGACACAAGGACTTCGGGGAATATTCGTATTCCTCTTCATCACGTCCGGCGTCATCAATGTTCTCGCGCTGACCGGTTCCTTCTACATGCTGCAGATTTACGATCGTGCGTTGACCAGCGGCAGCGTTCCCACACTGCTTGGACTTTCGGCACTGGCGATCGGCCTCTATCTGTTTCAAGGATTCTTCGACATCATCCGATCGCAGATCCTGGTTCGCATGGGCGCTCGGCTCGACAGCCGCATCGCTCCCATGGCGCATCAAGTGGCAATCGACATGCCGCGTTTCGGTTTTTCGACAGCAGAAGCTCTGGAGCGCGGGCGCGATGTCGATACGGTTCGGGCTTTCCTCGGTGGCCAAGGCCCAGTCGCCCTATTCGACCTTCCTTGGGTACCCCTCTATCTGATCTTCGTCTACATGCTTCACCCCTACCTGGGTGCGCTCACCTTCGCCGGCGCCTTCGTCCTTTCCATGCTGACGATCGCGACGGAACTCATGACCCGTCGGCTTGCAAGCGCCACACACAGGTCGGGAATAGAGCGCAATGCGATCGCCGATTCCAATGCCCGCAACGCCGACATCCTGAAGGCCATGGGATTTGCGGGACGAGCGGTGGATCGTTTCAACCGCGCCAATCAGGATCATCTCGAGCTACAGACCCGCACGAATGACATCAGCGGCACATTTGGGGCCATATCCCGTGTGCTGCGAATGATCCTGCAGTCGGCCGTTCTCGGTCTCGGTGCCTGGCTGACGATCCAGGGCGAGCTATCGGCTGGCGCAATCATCGCCGCTTCGGTTGCCTCGGCGCGCGCGCTTGCTCCCGTCGATCTCGCCATTGGAAATTGGAAGAGTTTTGTTGCTGCCCGCACCGCGTTCATTCGGCTGAAGGAGACGGTCATAGCACTGACGGGAACCACACCTCCGATGACACTGCCTGCACCTGCCCACTCGCTGAAGGTGGAGAAGATGACCGTGGCTGCTCCCGGCTCTGGAAGGGTCCTGCTCAGTGAAGTCAGTTTCGAGATCGCTGCGGGACAGGCGCTCGGTATCATAGGGCCAAGCGGCGGCGGCAAGACGACGCTCGCACGCGCGCTGACCGGCATCTGGCCGACCCTTCGCGGTAGCGTCAGGCTTGACGATGCTGAACTCACGCAGTGGTCGGACGCCGATCTCGGTCAACATGTGGGATATCTGCCGCAGGATGTGGCGCTGCTCGATGCGACGATCGAAGAAAACATATCCCGGCTGGAACCAGAGGTCGACGCCCGTGCTATTGTCGACGCGGCCCAAACGACAGGCATTCATGAGATGATCGTGCGAATGCCAGACGGCTATCGCACAGCTTTGGGTCCTCAAGGCGTTTCGCTTTCGGCCGGGCAGCGGCAGCGCATCGGCCTTGCAAGGGCACTTTATCGCAATCCCTTCATCGTCGTCATGGACGAACCCAATTCGAACCTCGATGGGGAGGGGGAGATGGCACTCACCCAGGCGATCAAGGCGGTCCGCGCCCGCGGCGGCATCGCGATCGTGATCGCCCATCGACCCAGCGCTCTCACGGCGGTCGATACGGTTGCTGTTATCCAGAACGGAAAGATGGTGGCGTTCGGTCCGAAGGACGAAATCCTCAAGCCATCGGCGACAGAAACCTTCAGCAGACCCGCGGGCGCGACTCAGGTCGGGTCACGCATCACAGCGAGGATGTCGGAATGA